The Ensifer canadensis genome has a segment encoding these proteins:
- a CDS encoding IS630 family transposase — MRTGITFEVSADDRVRLNAIVSAGSSPQKHVWRAKIILMSDAGLGTVAIMEATGKSKTCVWRWQERFMTEGVDGLLRDKSRPPGTAPLELDLVDRVVALTQEPPTQEATHWTVRAMAKAVGIAASSVVKIWHEHGLAPHRWRCFKLSNDKAFAEKLHDVVGLYVSPPAHAIVLSVDEKSQIQALDRTQPGLPMKKGRAGTMTHDYKRHGTTTLFAALNVLDGSVIGRNMQRHRHQEFIRFLNTIEAQLPKDKAVHVILDNYATHKQPKVRAWLARHPRWTFHFVPTSCSWLNAVEGFFAKLTRRRLKNGVFHSVVDLQAAINRFIKEHNEQPKPFIWKADPDDIIAAVRRGHQVLESID, encoded by the coding sequence ATGCGCACGGGTATCACATTTGAGGTTTCCGCTGACGACCGGGTTCGTCTCAACGCAATCGTTTCGGCGGGCAGTTCGCCGCAAAAGCATGTGTGGCGGGCGAAGATCATCTTGATGAGCGACGCGGGTCTCGGAACCGTCGCGATCATGGAGGCCACGGGCAAGTCGAAGACCTGCGTCTGGCGTTGGCAGGAACGCTTCATGACCGAAGGCGTGGATGGCCTTTTGCGCGACAAGAGCCGCCCGCCCGGCACTGCGCCGCTTGAGCTTGATCTTGTCGACCGGGTTGTGGCCCTGACGCAGGAGCCGCCCACGCAGGAAGCCACACATTGGACTGTTCGTGCGATGGCAAAGGCTGTGGGGATTGCGGCATCCTCAGTCGTCAAGATTTGGCATGAGCATGGTCTCGCACCCCATCGGTGGCGCTGCTTCAAACTATCGAACGACAAGGCTTTCGCCGAGAAGCTTCATGATGTGGTCGGTCTCTACGTCTCGCCGCCGGCCCATGCGATTGTCCTTTCCGTCGATGAGAAAAGTCAGATCCAGGCGCTGGATAGGACGCAGCCGGGTCTTCCCATGAAGAAGGGTCGTGCCGGCACGATGACCCATGATTACAAGCGCCACGGCACCACGACACTTTTCGCTGCCCTGAATGTTCTCGACGGCTCTGTCATCGGCCGCAACATGCAGCGCCACCGGCATCAGGAGTTCATCCGCTTCCTCAACACGATTGAGGCTCAGTTGCCGAAGGACAAGGCGGTTCACGTCATCCTGGACAACTACGCCACACACAAACAGCCCAAAGTCCGGGCCTGGTTGGCGCGGCACCCACGCTGGACCTTCCACTTCGTTCCGACATCCTGTTCCTGGCTGAACGCCGTCGAGGGGTTCTTCGCTAAGCTCACCCGGCGACGACTGAAAAATGGCGTCTTCCATTCCGTTGTTGATCTTCAGGCAGCCATCAACCGCTTTATCAAAGAGCACAACGAACAGCCCAAGCCATTCATCTGGAAAGCAGACCCTGACGACATCATCGCAGCCGTCAGACGAGGGCACCAAGTGTTGGAATCAATCGACTAG
- a CDS encoding YihY/virulence factor BrkB family protein: MPENNAGNDPKGRDAKSPGQIPANGLWDVTWRVYVSFTEDRVAMIAAGVTYYLLLAIFPALGIFVSLYAFAADPADISRQMEFLVYIVPSEALRLILDQLGTLASQKPTTAGLGLLISSSMALWSAHNGIAAVFEAMNIAYGESEKRSFLHRTSLAMAFTVGGMIAAILAVLAVAVLPVWLGFIGLERWAELLVDFARWPILLLMFTGGAAMLYRFGPSREPAKSPWLTWGAAFTTLMWLGTSLLFSFYLDHFANYNATYGTLGAFVGFMVWTWISVIILILGAEINAELEHQTMCDSTTGRPLPMGERGAYVADTVGDPAPPPN, translated from the coding sequence GTGCCAGAGAACAACGCCGGGAACGACCCAAAGGGTCGAGACGCCAAATCGCCAGGGCAGATACCCGCGAACGGACTGTGGGATGTGACCTGGCGGGTTTATGTCAGCTTTACCGAGGACAGGGTTGCGATGATTGCGGCCGGTGTGACCTACTACCTGTTGCTCGCAATTTTCCCCGCATTGGGCATCTTTGTCTCTCTGTATGCCTTTGCCGCGGACCCAGCAGATATCTCAAGGCAGATGGAATTCCTCGTATATATCGTGCCATCGGAGGCCCTGAGACTGATCCTGGACCAATTAGGCACACTTGCATCGCAGAAGCCCACCACGGCAGGCCTTGGACTGCTGATCAGCTCAAGCATGGCGTTATGGAGCGCGCATAACGGGATCGCGGCGGTTTTTGAAGCAATGAACATTGCGTACGGCGAAAGCGAGAAGCGCAGCTTCTTGCACCGCACCAGTTTAGCGATGGCTTTCACCGTCGGCGGCATGATTGCAGCTATTTTGGCGGTCCTGGCGGTCGCGGTGTTACCTGTCTGGCTGGGCTTCATCGGGCTCGAGCGATGGGCTGAACTACTCGTGGATTTCGCTCGATGGCCGATACTGCTACTTATGTTCACCGGAGGTGCCGCGATGCTCTATCGGTTTGGACCAAGTCGTGAACCGGCGAAGTCTCCATGGCTTACCTGGGGTGCTGCCTTTACCACCCTCATGTGGTTGGGCACATCACTGCTGTTTTCATTCTACCTCGACCATTTTGCAAACTATAATGCAACCTATGGCACACTCGGCGCGTTTGTCGGTTTCATGGTTTGGACCTGGATCTCGGTCATCATCCTCATCCTTGGGGCGGAAATCAACGCTGAACTTGAGCATCAAACGATGTGCGATTCCACAACAGGTAGACCTCTTCCGATGGGCGAACGAGGCGCCTATGTCGCGGATACGGTGGGTGACCCGGCTCCCCCTCCCAACTGA